The Streptomyces pactum genome contains a region encoding:
- a CDS encoding aminotransferase class V-fold PLP-dependent enzyme: MSVSALAADQSACPDTEGALPVLGRDVTVPLVTGGEVSYAALDYAASAPALQRVWDDVAAYAPYYGSVHRGAGYLSQLSTDLFENARRTVAGFLGCRDGDQVVFTRSTTDSLNLLAATLPAGCRVFVFETEHHASLLPWRDADVTFLDAPRTPAQAVETLERALAAREPYGPALVCVTGASNVTGELWPVRELAAAAHAHGARIVLDAAQLAPHHPVSVAGLDVDWVAFSGHKLYAPFGAGVLAGRADWLREAEPYLAGGGASRKVTRRADGGVDVEWHDSAARHEAGSPNVIGAYAIASACKALTEAGFDALVAREEYLIGKVRAGLAEVPQVRILSLFGADAPRVGVLSFVVEGWNSSHFAAALSAEYGIGVRDGLFCAHPLVRTLLGSDPQAQGECGAPEAAPGEKSLNAIRVSFGAGTPNEHVERFVKAVRELVSDGARWNYRTEDGRCVPDTSAAGTSGAGIPSAGTSAAGTPGAGTSAAGTAV, encoded by the coding sequence ATGTCCGTCTCCGCCCTCGCCGCCGACCAGTCCGCCTGTCCCGACACCGAGGGCGCGCTGCCCGTGCTGGGCCGTGATGTCACCGTCCCGCTCGTCACCGGCGGGGAGGTCAGCTACGCCGCCCTCGACTACGCCGCCAGCGCGCCCGCGCTCCAGCGGGTCTGGGACGACGTGGCGGCCTACGCCCCCTACTACGGCAGCGTGCACCGCGGGGCCGGGTACCTGTCGCAGCTCTCGACCGACCTGTTCGAGAACGCGCGGAGGACCGTCGCCGGGTTCCTCGGCTGCCGGGACGGGGACCAGGTCGTGTTCACCCGGTCCACCACCGACTCCCTCAACCTGCTCGCCGCCACGCTGCCGGCCGGCTGCCGGGTCTTCGTCTTCGAGACCGAGCACCACGCCTCGCTGCTGCCCTGGCGCGACGCGGACGTGACCTTCCTGGACGCCCCGCGCACCCCGGCGCAGGCCGTCGAGACCCTGGAGCGCGCCCTCGCCGCCCGCGAGCCGTACGGGCCCGCGCTGGTCTGCGTCACCGGCGCCTCCAACGTCACCGGCGAGCTGTGGCCGGTGCGCGAACTCGCCGCCGCCGCGCACGCGCACGGTGCCCGGATCGTGCTGGACGCCGCCCAGCTCGCCCCGCACCACCCCGTCTCCGTGGCCGGCCTGGACGTCGACTGGGTCGCCTTCTCCGGGCACAAGCTGTACGCCCCCTTCGGCGCCGGCGTACTGGCCGGACGCGCCGACTGGCTGCGCGAGGCGGAGCCGTACCTCGCCGGCGGCGGCGCCAGCCGCAAGGTCACCCGGCGCGCGGACGGCGGCGTGGACGTGGAGTGGCACGACAGCGCCGCACGGCACGAGGCCGGGTCGCCCAACGTCATCGGCGCCTACGCGATCGCCTCCGCCTGCAAGGCGCTCACCGAGGCCGGGTTCGACGCGCTGGTCGCCCGCGAGGAGTACCTGATCGGGAAGGTGCGGGCCGGGCTCGCCGAGGTGCCGCAGGTGCGGATCCTCTCCCTCTTCGGCGCCGACGCCCCCCGCGTCGGCGTGCTCTCCTTCGTCGTCGAGGGCTGGAACAGCTCTCACTTCGCCGCGGCCCTCTCCGCCGAGTACGGCATCGGTGTGCGGGACGGCCTGTTCTGCGCCCACCCGCTGGTGCGCACCCTGCTCGGCAGCGACCCGCAGGCGCAGGGCGAGTGCGGCGCCCCCGAGGCGGCGCCCGGGGAGAAGTCCCTCAACGCCATCCGCGTGAGCTTCGGCGCGGGCACCCCCAACGAGCACGTCGAGCGGTTCGTGAAGGCCGTCAGGGAGCTGGTCAGCGACGGCGCCCGCTGGAACTACCGGACCGAGGACGGGCGTTGCGTGCCCGACACGTCCGCCGCGGGCACCTCCGGCGCGGGCATCCCCAGCGCCGGGACGTCGGCCGCGGGCACCCCCGGCGCCGGGACGTCCGCCGCCGGCACTGCCGTCTGA
- the qcrB gene encoding cytochrome bc1 complex cytochrome b subunit, producing the protein MSTTANEAPRSRGKAPAGERVADWADGRLGIYSLAKANMRKIFPDHWSFMLGEVCLYSFIIIILTGVYLTLFFHPSMNEVTYHGSYVPLQGQLMSEAYASTLDISFDVRGGLLIRQIHHWAALIFLAGMFVHMMRVFFTGAFRKPREINWLFGFLLLVLGMFTGFTGYSLPDDLLSGTGIRFMEGAILSVPIVGTYISFFLFGGEFPGHDFVARFYSIHILLLPGIMLGLVVGHLILVFYHKHTQFAGPGKTNKNVVGMPLLPVYMAKAGGFFFLVFGVIAAISAIATINPIWSIGPYRPDMVSTGAQPDWYMGFSEGLIRVMPGWEINFWGHTLVLGVLIPLMIFPLVLAAIAVYPFIESWVTGDKREHHILDRPRNAPTRTAFGVAWITEYFILLVGGGNDIWATHFHLSINAITWFVRIAFFVGPVVAFIVTKRICLGLQRRDRDKVLHGRESGIIKRLPHGEFIEVHEPLSQEQLHTLTAHEQYKPAEIGPEVDENGVRRKVKRTEKLRAKLSKGYYGEESQIPKPTVEEYKEITSGHGHH; encoded by the coding sequence ATGAGCACTACAGCCAACGAAGCCCCCCGCTCTCGCGGGAAGGCGCCGGCCGGCGAGCGCGTCGCCGACTGGGCCGACGGCCGTCTGGGGATCTACTCCCTGGCCAAGGCCAACATGCGCAAGATCTTCCCCGACCACTGGTCGTTCATGCTGGGTGAGGTCTGCCTCTACAGCTTCATCATCATCATCCTCACGGGTGTGTACCTGACGCTGTTCTTCCACCCGTCGATGAACGAGGTCACGTACCACGGCTCGTACGTGCCGCTGCAGGGCCAGCTCATGAGTGAGGCGTACGCCTCGACGCTGGACATCAGCTTCGACGTCCGCGGTGGTCTGCTCATCCGGCAGATCCACCACTGGGCGGCGCTGATCTTCCTCGCCGGCATGTTCGTGCACATGATGCGCGTCTTCTTCACCGGCGCGTTCCGCAAGCCGCGTGAGATCAACTGGCTGTTCGGCTTCCTGCTGCTCGTCCTCGGCATGTTCACCGGCTTCACCGGTTACTCGCTCCCGGACGACCTGCTCTCGGGCACCGGTATCCGCTTCATGGAGGGCGCGATCCTGTCCGTGCCGATCGTCGGCACGTACATCTCGTTCTTCCTCTTCGGCGGGGAGTTCCCCGGCCACGACTTCGTGGCCCGGTTCTACTCGATCCACATCCTGCTGCTGCCGGGCATCATGCTCGGCCTGGTGGTGGGCCACCTGATCCTGGTCTTCTACCACAAGCACACGCAGTTCGCGGGTCCCGGCAAGACCAACAAGAACGTCGTCGGCATGCCGCTGCTGCCGGTGTACATGGCGAAGGCCGGAGGCTTCTTCTTCCTGGTCTTCGGTGTGATCGCCGCCATCTCGGCCATCGCCACCATCAACCCCATCTGGTCCATCGGCCCCTATCGGCCGGACATGGTCTCCACCGGCGCCCAGCCCGACTGGTACATGGGCTTCTCCGAGGGTCTGATCCGTGTGATGCCCGGCTGGGAGATCAACTTCTGGGGCCACACGCTCGTCCTGGGCGTGCTCATCCCGCTGATGATCTTCCCGCTGGTCCTGGCGGCGATCGCGGTCTACCCGTTCATCGAGTCCTGGGTCACCGGCGACAAGCGCGAGCACCACATCCTGGACCGCCCGCGCAACGCCCCGACGCGCACCGCGTTCGGTGTCGCCTGGATCACCGAGTACTTCATCCTGCTCGTCGGTGGCGGCAACGACATCTGGGCCACGCACTTCCACCTGTCGATCAACGCGATCACCTGGTTCGTCCGCATCGCGTTCTTCGTCGGCCCGGTCGTGGCGTTCATCGTCACCAAGCGGATCTGCCTCGGCCTCCAGCGCCGGGACAGGGACAAGGTGCTGCACGGCCGCGAGTCGGGCATCATCAAGCGCCTGCCGCACGGTGAGTTCATCGAGGTGCACGAGCCGCTCAGCCAGGAGCAACTGCACACGCTCACGGCGCACGAGCAGTACAAGCCGGCCGAGATCGGCCCGGAGGTCGACGAGAACGGCGTCCGGCGCAAGGTGAAGCGCACGGAGAAGCTCCGCGCCAAGCTGAGCAAGGGCTACTACGGCGAGGAGTCGCAGATCCCGAAGCCGACCGTCGAGGAGTACAAGGAGATCACGAGCGGCCACGGCCACCACTGA
- the trpD gene encoding anthranilate phosphoribosyltransferase produces the protein MSAVTPAGGDTAAGRSWPALLNGLLDGRDLSADDTAWALDVIMRGEATDAQIAGFAVGLRFKGETVEEISGLVRTMYAHANVIEVPGETVDIVGTGGDGAKTVNISTMSAIVVAGTGAKVVKHGNRAASSASGASDVLEKLGVNLELTPKRVAEVAEEAGITFCFAVKFHPALRHVAAARGQLGIRTVFNFLGPLTNPAKVRSQAIGVAHARMAPIIAGVFAERGHSSLVFRGDDGLDELTTTSTSRVWVVRDGRVTEETFDPRDVGLELVPVQALRGADASYNADVARRLLAGETGPVRDAVLLNSAAALVALEPGAGTLTEQIRAGMDRAAESIDSGAARRVLERWVAVSNA, from the coding sequence ATGAGCGCTGTGACCCCCGCTGGAGGCGACACCGCGGCGGGCCGCTCCTGGCCCGCCCTGCTGAACGGACTGCTGGACGGCCGCGACCTGTCGGCGGACGACACCGCCTGGGCGCTGGACGTGATCATGCGCGGCGAGGCGACCGACGCGCAGATCGCCGGCTTCGCGGTGGGGCTGCGGTTCAAGGGGGAGACGGTCGAGGAGATCTCCGGTCTCGTCCGCACCATGTACGCCCACGCCAACGTGATCGAGGTGCCGGGTGAGACGGTCGACATCGTCGGCACCGGCGGCGACGGCGCCAAGACCGTCAACATCTCCACCATGTCGGCGATCGTCGTGGCCGGCACGGGCGCGAAGGTCGTCAAGCACGGCAACCGGGCCGCCTCCTCGGCATCCGGCGCCTCCGACGTGCTGGAGAAGCTCGGCGTCAACCTGGAGCTCACCCCGAAGCGAGTGGCCGAGGTCGCCGAGGAGGCCGGCATCACCTTCTGCTTCGCGGTGAAGTTCCACCCCGCCCTGCGCCATGTGGCGGCGGCGCGCGGCCAGCTCGGCATCCGCACGGTGTTCAACTTCCTGGGCCCGCTGACCAATCCCGCCAAGGTACGGTCCCAGGCGATCGGGGTCGCCCACGCCCGGATGGCGCCGATCATCGCCGGCGTCTTCGCCGAGCGCGGCCACTCGTCCCTGGTCTTCCGAGGCGACGACGGGCTCGACGAACTGACCACGACGTCCACCTCGCGGGTCTGGGTCGTGCGGGACGGCCGGGTGACCGAGGAGACCTTCGACCCCCGGGACGTCGGACTCGAGCTGGTGCCGGTTCAGGCGCTGCGCGGCGCCGACGCCTCCTACAACGCCGACGTCGCCCGCCGCCTGCTGGCCGGCGAGACGGGACCCGTGCGGGACGCGGTGCTGCTCAACTCGGCGGCGGCCCTGGTGGCCCTGGAGCCGGGTGCGGGGACGCTGACGGAGCAGATCCGGGCCGGTATGGACCGGGCCGCGGAGTCGATCGACTCGGGCGCGGCCAGGCGCGTCCTGGAGCGCTGGGTGGCCGTGAGCAACGCGTAG